The region TTTACCCCGGAGGCTGAAGCCCGACCATGGAAAGTCTCAATCGGATGGCGATCGAGCTGGTCGACGAGGCCCTCGATTACGCCGAGGAGTTGAACGTCGGGGGCTACGACCTGGCGAACGACGCGACGGTGCTCGACTTTGGGCTCGAGTTCGACGGCGGTGTCGAGGCGGGCCTGTTGCTCACCGAGATCCAGACCGCGGGGATGGCGACGCCGAGTTACGAACTCGGCGAACTGGGCGACGCGTCGATCCCCTACGTCGAGCTCTCGACCGACCAGCCGGCGCTCTCGCTGCTGTGTTCCCAGAAGGCGGGCTGGGAGCTGACCACCGAGGACTTCGAGGGCCTGGGCAGCGGGCCCGCCCGCGCCCTCGTCGCCGAGGAAGCGGAATTCCGACAGATCGGCTACACCGACGCCTTCGACCTGACGGCCTTAGCCGTCGAGACGGACGAGGAGCCGACCGAGGCCGCGGCCCAGCAGGTCGCCGACATGGCCGAGGTCGAGCCCAGCAGCGTCTTCCTGCTCGCCTACCCGACCGCGAGCCTCGTCGGAAGCGTGACGAACGCCGCCCGCGCCGCCGAACTCGCAACCTTCCGGCTCTCGGAACTCGGCTACGATCCGCTCGACATCGTCTCCGTGACCGGCCGCGCGCCGGTCGCGCCCGTCGCGGACGACGAGCAGACGGCCATCGCGCGCACGACCGATGCGATCGCCTACGGCGGGCGGGCCCACATCACCGTCCGCGAGGACGCCGATATCTTCGACTCGGTACCGTCGACGGCCGCCGAGGACCACGGCCGTCCGTTCGGCGCGGTCTTCGACGACTTAGACTGGGAGTTCGACGAAGTGCCGTCGGACCTGTTCGCGCCCGCAACGGTAACGATCGACGTGCTCGGGGGGCCGACCTACGTCCACGGCGAGACGAACGAGGAACTGCTCGTCGAGTCCTTCGGACTCTGACATCCTCCCACGACTAAAGCCGTGGGGTTCC is a window of Natrinema salifodinae DNA encoding:
- the mch gene encoding methenyltetrahydromethanopterin cyclohydrolase; this translates as MESLNRMAIELVDEALDYAEELNVGGYDLANDATVLDFGLEFDGGVEAGLLLTEIQTAGMATPSYELGELGDASIPYVELSTDQPALSLLCSQKAGWELTTEDFEGLGSGPARALVAEEAEFRQIGYTDAFDLTALAVETDEEPTEAAAQQVADMAEVEPSSVFLLAYPTASLVGSVTNAARAAELATFRLSELGYDPLDIVSVTGRAPVAPVADDEQTAIARTTDAIAYGGRAHITVREDADIFDSVPSTAAEDHGRPFGAVFDDLDWEFDEVPSDLFAPATVTIDVLGGPTYVHGETNEELLVESFGL